AGGATGAGACGGGGCGGGACGAGAATCTGGCCAAGTACAGCCAGTGGGTCGCCACGCTGACAAAGTAACAGGAACGATAAAAAGAGGCGGTGCGGCTATGTCCCCCCCCTCACAGGGGGAACAAGTGATCCCCAGGATACCCCGGCAGGTCATCGTGTTTACGATGCCTGCCGGGGTTTCTCTGTGTCCTGGGGTTCTGGTGCTTCCAGTGCTTCTTCCACATCCTGCTGACCACTGCCGACATAGCCAATGCCGTTGTAGTAAATCTCCACGGTCTGGGGCGCGTGTTTAGACCACGTTACCTCTTTCTTGTGGACCACGATCCTCTCAATGAACGGCCACAGCAACTCTGGTGCCAGCGCCGTGATATCCGTGTACCGCTTTGCTTTATCAAGGAAGCTGTCCGTCCCGTTCACGGTTTCCCGCAGGCGCTGGATCTCTCTCTTTCTGTGGAAT
The genomic region above belongs to Vescimonas coprocola and contains:
- a CDS encoding DUF4368 domain-containing protein is translated as MGNIAESGWAITTHVGPVQPSFTPAGILCPPEWENTRVGRETPPVFHRKREIQRLRETVNGTDSFLDKAKRYTDITALAPELLWPFIERIVVHKKEVTWSKHAPQTVEIYYNGIGYVGSGQQDVEEALEAPEPQDTEKPRQAS